The Caminibacter pacificus genome includes a region encoding these proteins:
- a CDS encoding NCS2 family permease yields MFERIFKLSEHGTNVSTEVRAGFTTFLAMMYIVPVNASIMSLTGMPFDALITATAVVTIISTILNGFWSNTPVAMSVGMGLNAYFTFGLVKGMHLPWQTALGIVMISGLIFLALSLTRFRAWVFESVPIDLRRAISAGIGAFIAFIGLKGMGVIVSNPATFVTLGNLHNPEVLLGVEGFILAALFYSYRIKGAFILSIALTSITAWVFGLGKLPEGIISMPASIAPIAFKFDIWDALKLSLVPVIVTFLVTDLFDTIGTLAGIGMRAGLFKDPKELEKTLQADAAATVIGASLGTSTTTSFIESAAGVEEGGRTGLTAVVTGLLFITTLFFLPIYKAIPDNAIYPILVMVGVLMFGELRDVDFSDITTSVSVFLTVILMPLTYSITLGLSAGFVVYFILALLRGEKEKITFGTASIALIGLLMFIVH; encoded by the coding sequence ATGTTTGAGAGAATATTTAAATTAAGCGAACACGGCACCAATGTTTCTACCGAAGTTAGAGCCGGATTTACTACGTTTCTTGCAATGATGTATATCGTACCTGTAAACGCCTCTATTATGAGTCTTACCGGAATGCCTTTTGATGCTTTAATCACAGCGACAGCCGTTGTTACTATTATTTCGACGATTTTAAACGGGTTTTGGTCAAATACTCCTGTTGCTATGAGTGTAGGTATGGGACTGAATGCTTATTTTACGTTCGGACTTGTAAAAGGAATGCATCTGCCTTGGCAAACGGCTCTTGGAATCGTAATGATTTCGGGGCTTATATTTTTAGCGCTTTCTTTGACAAGATTTAGAGCTTGGGTATTCGAATCCGTTCCCATTGATTTAAGACGAGCAATAAGTGCCGGAATAGGTGCTTTTATCGCCTTTATAGGTCTTAAGGGAATGGGTGTGATAGTCTCAAACCCCGCAACTTTCGTAACTCTTGGCAATCTTCATAATCCCGAAGTTTTGCTTGGAGTCGAAGGTTTTATATTGGCTGCTCTTTTTTATTCGTATAGAATAAAAGGTGCTTTTATTTTATCGATTGCATTGACTTCTATTACAGCATGGGTGTTCGGACTTGGAAAGTTGCCCGAGGGTATTATTTCTATGCCCGCAAGTATTGCTCCTATCGCTTTTAAATTTGATATTTGGGATGCTTTGAAACTTTCGTTAGTTCCCGTAATCGTTACGTTTTTGGTAACCGACCTTTTCGATACTATCGGTACTCTTGCCGGAATCGGTATGAGAGCCGGTCTTTTCAAAGACCCGAAAGAGCTTGAAAAAACCCTCCAAGCCGACGCTGCCGCTACGGTAATCGGTGCGAGTTTGGGGACTTCGACTACAACTTCTTTTATCGAAAGTGCAGCGGGTGTTGAAGAAGGAGGAAGAACGGGGCTTACGGCAGTTGTGACAGGGTTATTGTTTATTACGACTCTGTTTTTCTTACCTATATATAAAGCAATACCCGATAATGCGATTTATCCTATCTTGGTAATGGTGGGCGTTTTGATGTTCGGAGAGCTTAGAGATGTAGATTTTTCCGATATTACTACAAGTGTTAGCGTCTTTTTGACGGTAATATTGATGCCGCTTACTTATTCGATAACATTAGGGCTTAGTGCAGGTTTTGTTGTTTATTTCATATTGGCTTTACTTAGAGGTGAAAAAGAAAAAATTACTTTCGGTACCGCTTCTATAGCACTTATCGGGCTTTTGATGTTTATAGTGCACTAA
- the rpmJ gene encoding 50S ribosomal protein L36, whose amino-acid sequence MKVRASVKKICPKCKIVKRKGIVRVICENPRHKQRQG is encoded by the coding sequence ATGAAAGTTAGAGCATCAGTTAAGAAAATTTGCCCTAAATGCAAAATCGTTAAAAGAAAAGGTATTGTTAGGGTAATTTGTGAAAATCCAAGACACAAACAAAGACAAGGATAA
- the rpsM gene encoding 30S ribosomal protein S13, protein MARIAGIDLPKKKKIEYALPYIYGIGLTTSRKILKDTGIDPEKRVYELTEEEISILNKEIQNNYIVEGELRKIVQLNIKELMDLGCYRGLRHRKGLPVRGQRTKTNARTRKGKRKTVGAKAK, encoded by the coding sequence ATGGCGAGAATTGCAGGTATAGACTTACCAAAAAAGAAAAAAATTGAGTACGCTCTTCCATATATTTACGGAATCGGACTTACAACAAGCAGAAAAATTCTAAAAGACACTGGAATTGACCCTGAAAAAAGAGTTTACGAACTTACTGAAGAAGAAATTTCAATCCTAAACAAAGAAATCCAAAACAACTACATCGTTGAGGGTGAACTAAGAAAAATCGTTCAACTTAACATTAAAGAACTTATGGATTTAGGATGCTATAGAGGGCTAAGACACAGAAAAGGTCTTCCTGTAAGAGGTCAAAGAACTAAAACAAATGCCAGAACAAGAAAAGGCAAAAGAAAAACTGTCGGTGCAAAAGCGAAATAA
- the rpsK gene encoding 30S ribosomal protein S11, translated as MAKRKLTKKKKIKKQVGRGVVYISATFNNTMITVTDEMGNALCWSSAGALGFKGSKKSTPFAAQQAVEDAMAKAKEYGIKEVGIKVQGPGGGRETAVKTVGAIEGIKVLWLKDVTPLPHNGCRPRKRRRV; from the coding sequence ATGGCAAAAAGAAAACTTACTAAAAAGAAAAAAATTAAAAAACAAGTAGGACGTGGAGTAGTATATATTTCTGCGACATTCAATAACACTATGATTACTGTTACTGACGAAATGGGTAACGCACTTTGCTGGAGCTCTGCGGGAGCATTAGGTTTTAAAGGAAGCAAAAAATCAACTCCTTTTGCAGCTCAACAAGCGGTAGAAGACGCTATGGCAAAAGCCAAAGAATACGGAATTAAAGAAGTAGGTATTAAAGTACAAGGACCAGGTGGTGGTAGAGAAACTGCAGTTAAAACTGTAGGTGCAATCGAAGGAATTAAAGTATTATGGTTAAAAGACGTAACTCCTCTACCACACAACGGATGTAGACCAAGAAAAAGAAGAAGGGTGTAA
- the rpsD gene encoding 30S ribosomal protein S4, with the protein MARYTGPVERIERRLGVSLELKGERRLAGKSALDRRPYAPGQHGQRRAKISEYGQQLREKQKIKYYYGVLEKQFRKFFKEANRQEGSTGENLIKLLERRLDNVVYRMGFATTRRFARQLVTHGHVLVNGKKVNIPSYLVKEGDRIEIKEKSKNNPQIQRALELSAQTGIAPWVDVDKEKVVGVFQRVPERSEVNIPVDERLVVELYSK; encoded by the coding sequence ATGGCAAGATATACAGGACCTGTTGAAAGAATTGAAAGAAGATTAGGCGTTAGCTTAGAGCTTAAAGGTGAAAGAAGATTAGCTGGTAAATCAGCACTTGACAGAAGACCTTACGCACCTGGTCAACACGGACAAAGAAGAGCGAAAATTTCTGAATACGGACAACAATTAAGAGAAAAACAAAAAATCAAATACTATTACGGTGTACTTGAAAAACAATTTAGAAAATTCTTTAAAGAAGCTAACAGACAAGAAGGAAGTACAGGGGAAAACCTTATTAAACTTCTTGAAAGAAGGCTTGATAACGTAGTTTACAGAATGGGATTTGCGACAACAAGAAGATTCGCAAGACAACTTGTAACACACGGACACGTTTTAGTTAACGGAAAAAAAGTAAATATTCCTTCTTACCTTGTAAAAGAAGGTGATAGAATCGAAATTAAAGAAAAATCTAAAAACAACCCTCAAATTCAAAGAGCGCTTGAGCTTAGCGCACAAACAGGTATCGCTCCGTGGGTTGACGTTGATAAAGAAAAAGTAGTTGGCGTATTCCAAAGAGTACCTGAGAGAAGTGAAGTAAATATTCCAGTAGACGAAAGATTAGTAGTTGAGTTATACTCTAAATAA
- a CDS encoding DNA-directed RNA polymerase subunit alpha — protein sequence MNKIKTEILIPSEFSYEKKDNFARIEVYPFEAGFGVSVAHPIRRTLIAATTGYAPVALKIEGVKHEFDSLKGMLEDVASFIINLKNIRFKIKDSEKDEVTVDYTFVGPKEIKGEDLINDDVDVVTPDEYIATLNEEGELKLTLIIKKGMGFVAVENFRDQLPEGFIGLDAYFSPIKKVVYNIENMLVEDDPNFEKVIFEVETDGQIDPIDAFKDAINNYLNQFSVFSKEFKLETKKVENVELPEEYNVLFEPIDTLNLRSRSFNALDRAGIRFIGELVLMGKEKIANIKNLGTKSLEEIFEKLEEIGFSLSKPLPLDIKKAIEEKLSKLKETEQ from the coding sequence ATGAATAAAATTAAAACAGAAATTTTGATTCCAAGTGAATTTTCATACGAAAAAAAGGATAACTTCGCAAGAATAGAAGTTTATCCTTTTGAAGCTGGTTTTGGAGTTAGCGTAGCCCATCCTATCAGAAGAACACTTATCGCTGCGACTACGGGATATGCTCCCGTTGCGCTAAAAATTGAAGGTGTTAAGCACGAATTCGACAGCCTAAAAGGTATGCTTGAAGACGTTGCGAGTTTTATTATTAATCTTAAAAATATCAGATTCAAAATCAAAGATTCTGAAAAAGACGAAGTGACTGTAGATTACACGTTCGTAGGACCAAAAGAGATTAAAGGCGAAGATTTAATCAATGACGACGTTGATGTCGTTACACCTGATGAGTATATTGCTACTCTAAACGAAGAGGGTGAGCTTAAATTAACTCTTATTATTAAAAAAGGTATGGGATTCGTAGCGGTTGAGAACTTTAGAGACCAACTTCCTGAAGGTTTCATCGGACTTGACGCATATTTCAGCCCGATTAAAAAAGTTGTATACAATATCGAAAATATGCTTGTAGAAGACGACCCGAATTTCGAAAAAGTGATATTCGAAGTTGAAACTGACGGACAAATCGACCCTATCGACGCGTTTAAAGACGCTATTAATAACTATTTGAACCAATTCAGCGTATTTTCTAAAGAATTTAAACTTGAAACTAAAAAAGTTGAAAACGTAGAATTACCTGAAGAATATAACGTATTATTCGAGCCAATCGATACGTTGAATTTAAGAAGCAGAAGCTTCAACGCCCTTGATAGAGCCGGAATCAGATTTATCGGTGAGCTTGTATTAATGGGTAAAGAAAAAATTGCTAATATCAAAAATCTCGGAACTAAATCTTTAGAAGAAATTTTTGAAAAACTTGAAGAAATCGGATTTAGTTTATCTAAGCCGCTACCTCTTGATATTAAAAAGGCAATTGAAGAGAAACTTTCTAAATTAAAGGAGACTGAGCAATGA
- the rplQ gene encoding 50S ribosomal protein L17, whose protein sequence is MRHRHGYRKLGRDSEHRQALLRNLACDLIENGRIETTVPKAKELRKYIEKIVTRAKNADFNTHRYVYSKLGSNARAKAATQKVIEEIAPKFENRKGGYTRIIKTRFRRGDAAEMCIIEFVSEEA, encoded by the coding sequence ATGAGACATAGACACGGATACAGAAAGTTAGGTCGTGACAGCGAGCACAGACAAGCGCTTTTAAGAAACCTTGCTTGCGACTTAATTGAAAACGGTAGAATCGAAACAACTGTTCCAAAAGCAAAAGAACTTAGAAAATATATCGAAAAAATCGTAACAAGAGCTAAAAACGCGGATTTCAACACTCACAGATACGTATATTCAAAACTTGGAAGTAACGCAAGAGCTAAAGCGGCAACTCAAAAAGTTATCGAAGAAATCGCACCTAAATTCGAAAACAGAAAAGGTGGATATACAAGAATTATCAAAACAAGATTCAGAAGAGGTGATGCGGCTGAAATGTGTATCATCGAATTCGTAAGCGAAGAAGCTTAA